In Pelosinus sp. UFO1, one genomic interval encodes:
- a CDS encoding efflux RND transporter periplasmic adaptor subunit yields the protein MKQFGKKKLYLSLAAGAVLVSVMVGFIWKGYAQTKVVTEEIPFVRTAVVGTTGAEQTFLYSGEVRGRYESQLAFQVNGKIIKRNVELGSIVKPGDVLMQIDAKDIQQTVNSNSAQVYSAGSQLRLAESNLNRYRQLYEQNAVSRATLDQYENAYDVAVAATHQASAQYSQGSNQLDYSMLYADKPGVVSSITAEVGQVISSGAAVITVVQDGEREVEINVPENRIEELRKAQQLKVTFWALPAISLDATIREIAPMADKVSRTYKVRVSLMNPPQEVKLGMTSTVTVINKGSNQQMATYIPLAAIYQNGNTPGVWVIDNDTVTLRAVKVGAFGDGKIQVLEGLQNGDQIVTAGVHKLKEGQKVRIASGAL from the coding sequence ATGAAGCAGTTTGGTAAGAAAAAGTTATATTTGAGTTTGGCTGCAGGTGCCGTATTAGTAAGTGTTATGGTAGGATTCATCTGGAAAGGCTATGCTCAGACGAAAGTTGTTACAGAGGAGATTCCTTTTGTTCGGACGGCAGTTGTAGGAACCACTGGAGCAGAACAAACATTTCTATATTCTGGGGAAGTCCGTGGAAGATATGAAAGTCAATTAGCCTTTCAAGTCAATGGAAAAATTATTAAAAGGAACGTTGAGTTAGGAAGCATTGTCAAACCAGGTGATGTATTGATGCAAATTGATGCAAAGGATATTCAACAAACGGTTAACAGCAATTCAGCCCAAGTTTATTCTGCCGGATCTCAATTACGCCTGGCAGAAAGTAATCTGAATCGCTATCGTCAGTTATATGAACAAAATGCGGTTAGCCGTGCTACGTTAGATCAATACGAAAATGCTTATGATGTGGCAGTGGCTGCTACTCATCAGGCTTCAGCCCAATATTCACAAGGTTCGAATCAACTGGATTATAGTATGTTATATGCAGATAAACCAGGTGTTGTTTCTAGCATTACAGCAGAAGTGGGGCAAGTGATTAGTTCTGGAGCAGCAGTTATTACGGTCGTGCAAGATGGGGAACGAGAAGTTGAAATCAATGTTCCAGAAAATCGTATTGAAGAACTGCGGAAGGCCCAGCAGCTTAAGGTTACTTTCTGGGCATTACCCGCGATTTCTTTAGATGCTACGATTCGAGAAATTGCCCCTATGGCTGATAAAGTCTCTCGCACTTATAAAGTACGAGTAAGTTTGATGAATCCTCCTCAAGAAGTAAAGCTTGGGATGACTTCTACGGTAACAGTAATCAATAAAGGCAGCAATCAACAAATGGCTACTTACATTCCGTTAGCGGCGATTTATCAAAATGGTAATACTCCAGGAGTGTGGGTGATTGATAATGATACCGTAACGTTACGTGCTGTTAAAGTAGGAGCGTTTGGTGATGGGAAAATACAAGTCCTTGAAGGTCTTCAAAATGGAGATCAGATTGTCACAGCAGGAGTGCACAAGCTAAAAGAAGGACAAAAAGTTCGAATTGCTAGTGGTGCCTTATGA
- the araA gene encoding L-arabinose isomerase — translation MIDLKEKEVWFITGSQHLYGEETLKTVGEHSQIIANFLGEQSKIPVKVVFKSVLTTPNAIHNFCVEANSAKNCIGLVAWMHTFSPAKMWIAGLNILNKPFVHLHTQYNRDIPWSEIDMDFMNLNQSAHGDREFGSIVARMKKARKVIVGFWQDQEVIERLAVWVRAALAWNDLQGAKFARFGDNMREVAVTDGDKVEAQIQLGYSVNGYALGDLVSYINKVSPAEIQKLVAEYENSYVVQQELLAGGAKRASLEEAAKIELGIRKFLVEGGFKGFTTNFENLDGINQLPGLAVQRLMADGYGFGAEGDWKTAALLRAMKVMAYGLEGGTAFMEDYTYHLEEGKMRVLGAHMLEVCESLAAQKPSLEIHPLSIGGKEDPVRLVFNVPAGRGLNATILDMGNRFRMLINEVDVVTPEFDLPKLPVARVLWAPQPNLKVGAEAWILAGGGHHTGFSQAVTKEHLEDFAEIAGIEYLIIDNETKISDFKKELKWNDLYYHLAKGI, via the coding sequence ATGATTGATTTAAAAGAAAAAGAAGTATGGTTTATTACTGGCAGTCAACATTTGTATGGAGAAGAGACGTTAAAGACAGTTGGTGAGCATTCTCAAATTATTGCCAACTTTCTTGGAGAACAAAGTAAAATACCTGTTAAGGTTGTTTTTAAATCTGTATTAACCACACCAAATGCCATTCATAATTTTTGTGTAGAAGCTAATAGTGCAAAAAATTGTATTGGGCTTGTTGCCTGGATGCATACCTTTTCCCCAGCAAAAATGTGGATTGCAGGACTCAATATCTTAAACAAACCCTTTGTCCACTTACACACCCAATACAATCGAGACATTCCTTGGTCAGAAATTGATATGGATTTTATGAATTTAAATCAGTCAGCCCATGGGGATCGGGAATTCGGTTCGATTGTAGCTAGAATGAAAAAAGCTCGCAAAGTGATTGTAGGCTTTTGGCAAGACCAAGAGGTAATTGAACGCTTAGCCGTTTGGGTTAGAGCAGCTTTAGCGTGGAATGATTTACAGGGCGCCAAATTTGCTCGTTTTGGCGATAATATGAGGGAAGTAGCAGTAACGGATGGGGATAAAGTGGAAGCCCAGATCCAGTTAGGGTATTCTGTGAATGGTTATGCCCTTGGTGACCTAGTATCCTATATTAATAAAGTAAGTCCTGCTGAAATTCAGAAACTGGTTGCTGAATATGAAAACAGTTATGTAGTACAACAAGAACTTCTTGCAGGTGGGGCGAAACGGGCTTCTTTAGAAGAAGCTGCCAAGATTGAATTGGGTATTAGAAAGTTCCTTGTAGAAGGTGGCTTTAAAGGATTTACGACTAATTTTGAAAATCTTGATGGTATTAATCAGTTACCAGGCCTGGCGGTGCAACGTCTCATGGCAGATGGATATGGATTTGGTGCTGAAGGAGACTGGAAGACGGCTGCTCTACTCAGGGCTATGAAAGTTATGGCTTATGGCCTAGAAGGCGGTACAGCTTTCATGGAGGACTATACGTATCATTTAGAAGAAGGCAAGATGAGGGTTTTAGGAGCTCATATGTTAGAGGTTTGTGAATCTCTCGCGGCTCAGAAGCCGTCCTTGGAAATTCATCCATTATCCATTGGCGGTAAAGAAGATCCTGTTCGTTTAGTCTTTAATGTACCAGCGGGCAGAGGCTTAAATGCCACTATCTTAGATATGGGAAACCGCTTCCGTATGTTAATTAATGAAGTGGACGTGGTAACGCCTGAATTTGATTTGCCCAAACTCCCTGTAGCTAGAGTTCTTTGGGCACCACAACCCAATCTCAAAGTAGGAGCAGAAGCCTGGATATTAGCTGGTGGTGGTCATCATACTGGTTTTAGTCAGGCTGTTACAAAAGAGCATTTGGAAGACTTCGCTGAAATAGCAGGAATTGAGTATTTAATAATTGACAATGAAACGAAAATATCTGATTTCAAAAAGGAACTAAAATGGAATGACCTTTATTACCATTTAGCAAAAGGAATATAG
- a CDS encoding ribulokinase has protein sequence MGSKKYSLGIDYGTQSGRALLVEVETGKEVATAVVAYPDAVIDEKLPGTNIKLEYDWALQNPENYLTVLYEAIPKVLQDSQVDPEDVVGLGIDFTACTMLPVTKDGRALCQLTEYRDQPHAWVKLWKHHAAQDEANCLNEIAAARGENFLARYGGKISSEWLIPKIWQIVNEAPEIYQVADRFMEATDWVIMQMTGVDIRNSCTAGYKAIWHKQEGYPSKDFFKALDPRLENLVEEKLNSPIVAIGSKAGELTAEMAKKMGLKPGMAIAVGNVDAHAAVPAAGVVTPGKLVMSMGTSICHIVLGEEEKTVDGMCGVVEDGVIGGYFGFEAGQSAVGDIFEWFVENCVPGTYTEEAASRSMSIHQLLEEKAEALVPGESGLVALDWWNGNRSVLVDTHLTGVLLGATLLTKPEEIYRALIEATAYGTNMIVETFTEAGVKIDELYACGGLSQKNNLLMQIYSDVTGREIHIATSLQTPALGAAMFGAVAAGKESGGYDTILDAAAHMTSVKKVYKPIEKNLAQYKKLYAEYKILHDYFGRGANDVMKRLKEIKRKAKTC, from the coding sequence ATGGGAAGTAAAAAGTATAGTTTGGGGATTGATTATGGTACCCAATCTGGTAGGGCATTGCTTGTTGAAGTTGAGACGGGTAAAGAGGTCGCAACTGCTGTGGTAGCTTATCCTGATGCTGTGATTGATGAGAAGTTGCCAGGTACAAATATAAAGTTAGAATATGATTGGGCACTGCAAAATCCAGAGAATTATTTAACGGTGCTGTATGAGGCAATTCCTAAAGTGTTACAAGACTCCCAGGTAGATCCTGAAGACGTAGTAGGATTAGGGATTGATTTTACTGCTTGCACTATGCTGCCTGTGACAAAAGATGGAAGGGCCTTGTGCCAGCTCACTGAATATCGAGATCAGCCTCATGCATGGGTAAAACTTTGGAAGCATCATGCAGCCCAAGATGAGGCCAATTGCTTAAATGAAATAGCAGCTGCGAGGGGAGAAAACTTTCTTGCCCGTTATGGTGGAAAAATATCTTCAGAATGGCTAATTCCTAAAATATGGCAAATAGTCAATGAGGCTCCCGAAATATATCAAGTAGCTGATCGGTTTATGGAGGCTACAGATTGGGTTATCATGCAAATGACGGGTGTAGATATTCGTAATAGTTGTACTGCAGGTTATAAGGCGATATGGCATAAACAAGAGGGATATCCTAGCAAAGACTTTTTTAAAGCATTGGATCCTAGATTAGAAAATCTAGTGGAAGAAAAGTTAAATAGCCCTATTGTTGCTATTGGCAGCAAGGCTGGGGAATTAACGGCAGAAATGGCAAAGAAGATGGGCTTAAAACCAGGAATGGCTATCGCTGTAGGCAATGTAGATGCCCATGCGGCAGTCCCTGCTGCAGGAGTGGTTACACCAGGGAAACTGGTTATGAGTATGGGAACTTCTATTTGTCATATTGTCTTAGGTGAAGAAGAGAAAACAGTGGATGGTATGTGCGGCGTGGTAGAGGATGGTGTCATTGGTGGCTATTTTGGCTTCGAGGCCGGACAATCTGCTGTCGGTGATATTTTTGAATGGTTTGTTGAAAACTGTGTTCCAGGTACTTATACGGAAGAGGCAGCCTCTCGCAGTATGAGTATTCATCAATTACTTGAAGAAAAAGCAGAGGCATTAGTTCCGGGAGAAAGTGGTTTAGTAGCGCTTGATTGGTGGAATGGAAATCGTTCTGTATTGGTTGATACTCATTTGACAGGCGTGTTATTGGGAGCGACCCTTCTTACCAAACCTGAGGAGATTTACCGCGCATTGATTGAGGCTACTGCCTATGGGACAAATATGATTGTGGAAACGTTTACGGAAGCGGGAGTAAAAATTGATGAATTATATGCTTGTGGTGGTTTATCTCAGAAAAATAATCTTCTCATGCAAATTTACTCCGATGTAACAGGGCGAGAAATTCATATTGCAACCTCTCTACAAACACCTGCACTAGGCGCTGCCATGTTTGGTGCGGTGGCTGCAGGTAAGGAAAGTGGTGGTTATGATACCATTTTGGATGCAGCAGCTCATATGACTTCAGTGAAAAAGGTGTATAAGCCTATTGAGAAAAATTTGGCACAATATAAAAAATTATATGCTGAGTATAAAATTCTCCACGATTATTTCGGCCGTGGTGCAAATGATGTTATGAAGCGACTCAAGGAAATAAAAAGAAAAGCGAAAACCTGTTAA
- a CDS encoding ROK family transcriptional regulator translates to MEGVTTNVKVMGGLNESLVVNMIRRRGPISRVDIAKLTGLTAPTVTNVSGKLIEAGLIQEYMVGEYSGGRRPVLLKANSEMVNMIIVDIRSKEIKGYLINGELEVAEEICHDIRNLDKDKILSLVEDTIAKCYASDNGKLAMAIGIIVRGPVMSREGLSLFSPSTGWHNVPLKYIMEEKFRLPVFVENDMRAMALGAYHYGPYRDIKNAVFLGVGGGIGSGIILNGELYRGLGDSAGEIGHTVVDVNGPACSCGNSGCLEAMASETALIAMVTEAIEQGESSLLYEMVESNINAIRPEHIYTAAGDGDLLAIKALQHVGRYLGMGAANIINIFNPQLVLIGGGIVKGQQFMEETMKEVIKERALGNCYSSTRIEFSTEGRRAALKGIVDLVMEGIFFSLK, encoded by the coding sequence ATGGAAGGTGTAACTACAAATGTAAAAGTAATGGGCGGTCTTAATGAGTCCCTTGTTGTTAATATGATTCGAAGACGTGGACCTATATCTCGTGTAGATATTGCCAAATTGACAGGTCTAACGGCACCCACCGTAACGAACGTTTCGGGCAAACTCATTGAAGCCGGTTTGATTCAAGAATACATGGTTGGTGAATATAGTGGAGGTCGGCGCCCTGTACTTCTTAAGGCTAACTCTGAAATGGTTAACATGATTATTGTTGACATTCGTTCAAAAGAAATTAAAGGGTATTTGATCAATGGAGAATTAGAAGTTGCCGAAGAGATCTGTCATGATATTCGGAATTTAGATAAAGACAAAATATTGTCCTTAGTCGAAGACACCATCGCAAAGTGTTATGCTTCTGATAATGGAAAATTAGCAATGGCCATTGGCATTATTGTGCGAGGACCTGTCATGTCGAGGGAAGGACTTTCTTTATTTTCTCCGAGTACTGGTTGGCATAATGTACCATTAAAATACATTATGGAAGAAAAGTTTCGACTTCCTGTTTTTGTAGAGAATGATATGCGGGCTATGGCTTTAGGGGCATATCACTACGGCCCATATCGTGACATTAAAAATGCAGTATTTTTAGGAGTCGGTGGCGGGATTGGTTCTGGAATTATTTTAAATGGTGAACTATATAGAGGGTTAGGTGACAGTGCGGGTGAAATTGGTCATACAGTTGTAGATGTGAATGGGCCGGCATGTAGTTGCGGTAACTCTGGCTGCCTTGAGGCTATGGCATCAGAGACAGCATTGATAGCAATGGTAACTGAGGCAATAGAGCAAGGAGAAAGCTCGCTACTTTATGAGATGGTAGAGAGCAATATAAATGCTATAAGGCCTGAGCACATTTATACTGCAGCTGGAGATGGTGACTTGCTTGCGATAAAAGCACTCCAGCATGTGGGCAGGTATCTTGGTATGGGGGCGGCTAATATTATTAATATTTTTAATCCCCAATTAGTGCTCATTGGTGGTGGGATTGTTAAAGGGCAACAATTTATGGAAGAGACCATGAAGGAAGTTATTAAAGAACGTGCTTTGGGGAATTGTTATTCTTCTACTCGTATTGAGTTTTCCACGGAAGGGAGAAGAGCAGCCTTGAAGGGAATTGTTGATTTAGTTATGGAAGGAATCTTTTTCTCACTTAAATAA
- a CDS encoding 3D domain-containing protein has product MKHINHGRRMAHFKKRYKHIAAAFAGAILMSSALLPGLPVAHVHASANPNVGNTRDTSAKKIQNRNQEERIAGQAVKINQTPRNIAQSNVSRSEAINRIRQIFNANKTLRVASQLPATDNKADHLVTSISDKKYSPPNVSTSPVNEGKTDSLVTPSKDTKYTPPVAPSPAGESKVDTPPVQNPEKEYSPPPPAPPPPNEQKEEKPKQTNPEPEKTPVNPAPKPDTEEKQPSGAPTKYEKVLDITATAYAPGPLDNDQWGDKTYMGTTIRPGVIAVDPKVIPLGSRLYVEYPDGHGEYKIAEDTGGAIKGNRIDIAIMNRDKATDFGIKPVKVYVVETPKE; this is encoded by the coding sequence ATGAAACATATAAATCATGGTAGACGTATGGCGCATTTTAAGAAAAGATACAAGCATATTGCGGCTGCTTTTGCTGGGGCCATTCTTATGTCATCGGCATTATTGCCAGGACTTCCAGTTGCTCATGTTCATGCCTCAGCAAATCCTAATGTAGGTAATACTCGTGATACCAGTGCGAAAAAAATTCAGAATAGAAATCAAGAAGAAAGAATTGCAGGGCAAGCTGTTAAAATCAACCAAACTCCTCGCAATATAGCACAGTCCAATGTGAGTAGGAGTGAGGCAATTAATCGAATAAGACAAATTTTCAATGCAAACAAAACGCTGCGTGTAGCTTCTCAATTACCTGCCACAGACAATAAGGCAGATCATCTAGTGACGTCGATCAGTGATAAAAAGTATAGCCCACCTAATGTATCAACTTCGCCGGTCAATGAAGGGAAAACTGATAGCTTGGTTACGCCCAGCAAGGATACAAAGTACACTCCGCCAGTAGCCCCTTCACCTGCTGGTGAAAGTAAGGTTGATACTCCTCCAGTGCAAAATCCCGAAAAAGAATATAGTCCGCCGCCCCCCGCTCCACCACCACCTAACGAACAAAAAGAAGAAAAACCCAAACAAACCAATCCTGAGCCTGAGAAGACACCAGTTAATCCTGCCCCTAAACCAGACACCGAGGAGAAACAACCTAGCGGCGCACCAACCAAGTATGAAAAAGTACTCGATATTACAGCCACTGCTTATGCACCAGGTCCTTTAGATAATGACCAGTGGGGTGATAAAACCTATATGGGTACGACGATTCGCCCAGGTGTTATTGCTGTAGATCCTAAGGTCATTCCCTTAGGTTCTCGTTTATACGTTGAGTATCCTGATGGTCATGGTGAGTATAAGATAGCAGAAGATACCGGTGGCGCGATCAAAGGCAATCGCATTGATATTGCTATCATGAATCGGGATAAAGCTACTGATTTTGGTATTAAGCCAGTGAAAGTGTATGTTGTAGAAACGCCAAAAGAATAA
- the galT gene encoding UDP-glucose--hexose-1-phosphate uridylyltransferase, whose amino-acid sequence MNIYQIIQQLIECAITLEFIELEDEIYVRNQILYLLGMNDFVVTERLLGEAAIADLLEEIVEYAVRNEVIEDLFDEKEILASNIVNCFMPKPSEVNKIFYEKYKENGIEATNYFYKLSKNSNYIQTKRIAKNISYQSKTEYGTLDITINLSKPEKNPKDIMKEKGVKSTNYPKCLLCVENEGYAGRIGHPARSNHRLVRTELAGEPWFLQYSPYVYYNEHCIVLSNEHRDMKIDRQGLVRLVSFVEKFPHYFVGSNADLPIVGGSILSHDHYQGGRYEFAMERAGDEYPFQLNQFPGVTCAIVKWPMSVLRLRGKDVKELVDAGDWILHSWRQYSDPSLDILAYTGETPHNTITPIARKRNELFEIDLVLRNNRTNEEHSLGIFHPHKDVQHIKKENIGLIEVMGLAVLPARLIQELEEVKKQILGEECNVAEYHQVWAEELSEKYKEIANQGNVEEIIKKETAAKFLRVLEDAGVFKRNEQGMAGFKKFIQSVNRI is encoded by the coding sequence ATGAATATATATCAAATCATTCAACAATTAATTGAATGTGCAATTACTTTAGAATTTATAGAATTAGAAGATGAGATCTATGTAAGAAATCAAATTCTATATCTCCTTGGAATGAATGATTTTGTGGTAACAGAGAGGCTACTGGGCGAAGCTGCGATAGCTGACCTTTTAGAAGAGATAGTAGAGTATGCAGTTAGGAATGAAGTGATTGAAGATCTCTTTGATGAAAAAGAAATACTTGCAAGTAATATTGTCAATTGCTTTATGCCAAAACCTTCTGAGGTCAATAAAATTTTTTATGAGAAATATAAAGAGAATGGTATTGAGGCAACTAATTATTTTTATAAGTTGAGTAAAAATAGTAACTATATACAAACCAAACGGATAGCAAAAAATATAAGTTATCAGTCGAAAACCGAATACGGCACCTTGGATATTACAATTAATTTATCTAAACCAGAAAAAAATCCTAAAGATATTATGAAAGAAAAAGGGGTAAAAAGCACGAATTACCCCAAATGTTTACTATGTGTGGAAAATGAAGGCTATGCTGGGCGAATTGGGCATCCTGCTCGCTCGAATCATCGCTTAGTACGAACCGAGCTTGCTGGTGAACCTTGGTTTCTTCAATATTCCCCTTATGTCTATTATAATGAGCATTGCATTGTCCTTTCGAATGAGCATCGGGATATGAAAATTGACCGTCAAGGACTGGTACGCTTAGTGTCTTTTGTTGAAAAGTTTCCTCATTATTTTGTTGGTTCCAATGCAGATTTACCAATTGTTGGAGGTTCGATTTTATCCCATGATCATTACCAAGGGGGGCGCTATGAATTTGCCATGGAGCGGGCAGGGGATGAGTATCCGTTTCAATTAAACCAGTTTCCAGGTGTTACCTGCGCCATTGTGAAATGGCCTATGTCTGTCCTTCGCCTGCGAGGTAAAGATGTGAAGGAATTGGTTGATGCAGGGGATTGGATTTTACATTCTTGGAGGCAGTATAGTGATCCATCTCTAGATATTTTGGCTTATACAGGGGAAACACCACACAATACAATTACTCCCATTGCACGTAAACGGAATGAATTATTTGAGATTGATCTCGTACTCCGAAATAATCGCACAAATGAGGAACATTCGCTGGGAATTTTCCATCCTCACAAAGACGTACAGCATATCAAAAAAGAAAATATTGGTCTCATTGAAGTCATGGGATTAGCCGTACTGCCAGCAAGACTGATTCAAGAATTAGAAGAAGTGAAAAAGCAGATACTAGGTGAAGAGTGTAATGTAGCAGAATATCATCAAGTATGGGCTGAAGAACTTTCTGAAAAATACAAAGAAATCGCAAATCAGGGGAATGTAGAAGAAATTATAAAAAAAGAAACAGCAGCTAAATTCCTCCGAGTTTTAGAAGATGCTGGTGTTTTCAAAAGAAATGAACAAGGTATGGCAGGTTTTAAAAAATTTATACAAAGTGTAAATAGAATATAA
- the galE gene encoding UDP-glucose 4-epimerase GalE, whose translation MSILVLGGAGYIGSHAVHQLLEKDYKVVVVDNLETGHEQAVPSKAVFYKGDIREKEFLRSVFQKEKIEVVIHFAANSIVGESMTNPIKYFGNNVYGTQVLLEVMNEFGVNKIVFSSTAATYGEPKEVPITEDMPTNPTNAYGETKLTMEKLMKWCDTAYGIKYVSLRYFNVAGAREQGEIGEDHATETHLIPLVLQVPLGKREYITVFGEDYDTEDGTCIRDYIHVEDLIEAHILAMHYLQNQGDSNIFNLGSSQGFSVRQIIEAAREVTGHPIPAKIGERRAGDPSTLIASSDKAKKILGWQPKRTLIHQIIADAWKWHQSHPAGYEGE comes from the coding sequence ATGAGTATTTTAGTATTAGGCGGGGCAGGTTATATAGGATCTCATGCAGTGCACCAATTGCTAGAAAAAGACTATAAGGTAGTCGTAGTAGATAATTTAGAGACAGGTCATGAACAAGCTGTTCCTTCTAAGGCTGTTTTTTATAAAGGTGATATTCGGGAAAAAGAGTTTTTACGAAGTGTCTTCCAAAAGGAAAAGATCGAAGTAGTAATTCATTTTGCTGCCAATTCAATTGTGGGAGAATCCATGACAAATCCGATAAAGTACTTTGGTAATAATGTGTATGGAACGCAAGTACTTTTAGAAGTTATGAATGAATTTGGCGTAAACAAAATTGTATTTTCTTCTACGGCAGCAACTTATGGCGAACCTAAGGAAGTACCGATAACAGAAGATATGCCCACAAACCCCACGAATGCTTACGGGGAAACGAAGCTAACAATGGAAAAGCTAATGAAATGGTGTGACACTGCCTATGGGATCAAATATGTATCACTGCGTTATTTTAATGTAGCAGGGGCCCGGGAGCAGGGGGAAATTGGTGAAGATCATGCTACGGAAACTCACTTGATTCCGTTAGTATTGCAGGTCCCACTAGGCAAACGGGAGTATATTACAGTTTTCGGCGAGGATTATGATACAGAAGATGGGACTTGTATTCGAGATTATATCCATGTGGAAGATTTAATTGAAGCTCATATATTAGCGATGCATTATTTACAAAACCAGGGAGACAGCAATATATTTAATCTTGGTAGTAGCCAAGGTTTTTCTGTTAGACAGATTATCGAGGCAGCAAGGGAAGTTACGGGGCATCCAATTCCAGCAAAAATAGGAGAAAGAAGAGCTGGTGATCCGAGTACCTTAATCGCTTCCTCTGATAAAGCGAAGAAAATATTAGGTTGGCAACCAAAGCGCACTTTGATTCATCAAATTATAGCAGATGCTTGGAAATGGCATCAAAGTCATCCAGCTGGATATGAAGGCGAATAA
- a CDS encoding DUF4870 domain-containing protein — MSGQNTKTSLGLSENIEALLSYVFGWLTGAIFLVLEKENKFVRFHALQSLVTFLALFILSTVIRLIPILGLLLSPLIAIASMVLWLVLLYKAYMGEKYKLPVIGTWVEKQIDKE; from the coding sequence ATGAGTGGTCAGAATACAAAAACTTCCCTTGGTCTGAGTGAAAACATAGAAGCATTATTATCTTATGTTTTTGGTTGGTTAACTGGAGCCATATTCCTTGTACTGGAAAAGGAAAATAAGTTTGTTCGATTCCATGCCCTACAGTCCTTAGTAACCTTTCTTGCCTTATTTATTCTATCAACCGTGATACGACTTATACCCATTCTAGGATTGTTACTTTCACCACTGATTGCCATAGCATCTATGGTTTTATGGTTAGTTTTACTCTATAAAGCCTATATGGGGGAAAAATACAAATTACCAGTTATCGGTACTTGGGTGGAAAAGCAAATTGACAAGGAATGA
- a CDS encoding ASCH domain-containing protein, translating into MFALNFQSSHHEELLQSRIKNCTVRLGDLREVYAENSLVWITFGKKLSPRKKMYQAIIDKIHIKKFSQLTAEDLVHQNPTITTTEELIKFFETLYAKSISPNDIVSVIYFSEVLGE; encoded by the coding sequence ATGTTTGCATTAAATTTCCAGTCGTCACATCATGAAGAGTTATTACAGAGTCGTATCAAGAACTGTACGGTTCGCTTAGGGGATTTAAGAGAAGTATATGCAGAAAATTCTCTAGTGTGGATTACTTTCGGAAAAAAACTAAGTCCTAGAAAAAAAATGTACCAGGCGATAATTGATAAGATACATATTAAAAAGTTTTCTCAATTAACAGCAGAGGATTTAGTTCATCAAAATCCTACGATTACGACAACCGAAGAACTAATTAAATTTTTTGAAACGCTTTATGCTAAATCAATATCACCGAATGATATTGTAAGCGTAATCTATTTTTCAGAAGTACTAGGGGAATAA
- the lepB gene encoding signal peptidase I, translated as MKIMNAIFDWSYSIIIAFTCALLINAFLFQPTRVQGSSMEPTLQNDNYLFVSKVSHTLRQLPNYSDIVIIDSRVLRERTWKDDLVDPMNTYLGMLKLVDQSDHHIWVKRIIGKPGDVLEFKDNKVFRNGIALEEPYTKELMRYSSEKKITVPEDHVFVMGDNRNNSSDSRFIGPVPINQVLGKVVLKL; from the coding sequence ATGAAAATAATGAATGCCATTTTTGACTGGTCCTACAGTATTATAATAGCCTTTACCTGCGCCCTACTGATTAACGCTTTTTTGTTCCAGCCAACTCGCGTACAAGGCAGTTCTATGGAGCCTACCTTACAAAATGATAATTATTTATTTGTTTCTAAGGTATCCCACACCTTAAGGCAACTACCAAATTACAGCGATATTGTGATCATTGATAGTCGCGTACTGCGAGAGCGAACTTGGAAAGATGATTTAGTTGATCCTATGAATACCTATTTAGGTATGCTGAAACTCGTTGACCAATCTGATCACCATATTTGGGTCAAAAGAATTATTGGTAAACCAGGAGATGTACTCGAGTTTAAAGACAATAAAGTATTCAGAAATGGTATCGCTTTAGAAGAACCTTATACGAAAGAACTTATGCGTTATAGCTCTGAGAAAAAAATCACTGTTCCAGAAGACCACGTATTCGTCATGGGTGATAATCGTAACAATAGCAGTGATAGCCGCTTTATTGGCCCCGTGCCAATCAACCAAGTCTTAGGAAAAGTGGTTTTAAAACTATAA
- a CDS encoding SoxR reducing system RseC family protein, with product MQKQQEGMVLEVSGRMAKVKTSRHNDCENCGACPGNSAMVLDARNSVGAKPGQRVLVEIKEINMLKAAFTVYILPLLAALAGAIIGDFIGRFLGFEELISRLIGGSGMTLLSIWYIKYYDNSARMDDKMQPTIIQIISE from the coding sequence ATGCAAAAACAGCAAGAAGGAATGGTATTGGAAGTGAGTGGTCGTATGGCCAAAGTGAAAACCAGTCGTCATAATGATTGTGAGAATTGTGGAGCTTGTCCCGGTAATAGTGCAATGGTCTTAGACGCTCGCAACTCTGTGGGAGCCAAGCCTGGTCAACGAGTTCTAGTGGAAATTAAAGAAATAAATATGCTAAAGGCAGCCTTTACTGTATACATACTGCCGCTGCTAGCCGCTCTTGCCGGTGCTATTATTGGTGATTTTATAGGACGATTTTTAGGATTTGAAGAATTAATTTCAAGGTTAATTGGCGGATCAGGAATGACCTTATTATCGATATGGTATATCAAATATTATGATAATAGCGCCCGTATGGACGATAAAATGCAGCCAACTATTATTCAGATCATCTCAGAATAA